The Candidatus Tanganyikabacteria bacterium genome window below encodes:
- a CDS encoding isoaspartyl peptidase/L-asparaginase, whose translation MPAWIATHGGAAAPAAFSDGCLAAARRGREMLDAGAPALDAAVAAVRLLEDDGRFNAGSGSVLRMDGVSIEMDAALMDTRGRLASVAAVYDVKNPILLALEVSRTPHVMLVGEGAVAFARKRGFPEHRHMPSERAVRIYREICAQLRDRDFSDMPAWEAFDLVANWNFARGPDDALAACDTVGAVCCDLEGHLAVASSTGGAAPMLRGRVGDTPIVGSGFFAGEHGAVAATGLGEEIIRQTLALRVYERLAAGLSAQEACEWGVARFPPAVDVGVIAATRAGTGIASNRDMPRAAL comes from the coding sequence ATGCCTGCCTGGATCGCGACGCACGGCGGCGCGGCGGCGCCGGCTGCCTTCTCCGACGGCTGCCTGGCCGCCGCGCGGCGCGGCAGAGAGATGCTCGACGCCGGCGCCCCGGCCCTCGATGCGGCCGTCGCCGCCGTCCGACTACTGGAGGACGACGGCCGTTTCAACGCCGGGAGCGGATCGGTGCTGCGGATGGACGGCGTGTCCATCGAGATGGACGCGGCGCTGATGGACACCCGCGGGCGCCTGGCCAGCGTGGCGGCGGTGTACGACGTAAAGAATCCCATCCTGCTTGCGCTGGAAGTCTCCCGGACGCCGCACGTGATGCTGGTCGGCGAGGGGGCGGTCGCGTTCGCCCGCAAGCGCGGCTTCCCTGAGCACAGGCACATGCCTTCCGAGCGGGCGGTGCGCATCTATCGCGAGATCTGCGCGCAACTGCGCGACCGCGACTTCTCGGACATGCCGGCGTGGGAGGCTTTCGATCTGGTCGCCAACTGGAACTTCGCGCGCGGGCCGGACGACGCCCTGGCGGCCTGCGATACGGTCGGGGCGGTATGCTGCGATCTGGAGGGCCACCTGGCGGTGGCCTCCTCGACGGGGGGCGCGGCCCCCATGCTGCGGGGGCGCGTGGGCGACACGCCCATCGTGGGTTCGGGCTTCTTCGCGGGCGAGCACGGCGCGGTGGCCGCGACGGGCCTGGGAGAGGAGATCATCCGGCAGACCCTGGCGCTCCGCGTCTACGAGCGCCTGGCGGCGGGGCTTTCGGCGCAAGAGGCTTGCGAGTGGGGCGTCGCGCGGTTTCCGCCGGCGGTGGACGTGGGCGTCATCGCGGCGACGCGCGCCGGCACCGGCATCGCCTCCAACCGCGACATGCCGCGCGCGGCGCTTTGA